A section of the Triticum dicoccoides isolate Atlit2015 ecotype Zavitan chromosome 7A, WEW_v2.0, whole genome shotgun sequence genome encodes:
- the LOC119330388 gene encoding BTB/POZ domain-containing protein At1g55760-like has protein sequence MSAAGSRVEAAPRLAQWRVDALPCYTYRKSDSFRVGLWNWYLSVERNNKQTCVKLFAELSNSAKNTAPAPIASFVTKLLISFPPDQKIIEHPGILDKPLKHEGFVWTIDSSFTGRFVIEIEFLDLKVADSSGGEPASIWASRQIKQSSDNTALSSLARMLQEGILCDITINADDGSIRAHRAILAARSPVFRSMFSHDLREKELSTVDISDMSLDACRGFLNYIYGNLRSEEFLAHRLALLGAADKYDIADLKEACVESLLEDIDARNVIERLQTGHLYRLQRLKDSCLRFLVDFRKVYEMQEEFSAFLQTADRDLVAEVFQGVLAAWSGR, from the exons ATGAGCGCCGCGGGGTCCCGGGTCGAGGCGGCGCCGCGGCTCGCGCAATGGCGCGTCGAcgccctcccctgctacacctacCGCAAGTCCGACTCCTTCCGCGTCGGCCTCTGGAACTG GTACCTGTCTGTGGAGAGAAACAACAAGCAAACTTGCGTTAAGCTCTTTGCAGAGTTGTCAAATTCTGCCAAGAACACAGCCCCCGCACCGATAGCCTCGTTTGTCACGAAACTTCTGATATCCTTTCCTCCAGATCAGAAGATCATAGAGCATCCAG GTATCCTGGACAAGCCTCTGAAACACGAAGGGTTTGTGTGGACGATTGATAGTAGTTTTACAGGAAGATTTGTGATTGAGATAGAGTTTCTGGACCTCAAAGTTGCAGATTCATCT GGAGGTGAACCTGCCTCGATCTGGGCCTCACGCCAAATCAAGCAGTCTTCAGACAACACCGCGCTGTCATCCCTTGCAAGGATGCTGCAAGAAGGCATCCTCTGCGACATCACGATCAACGCCGACGATGGCAGCATCAGGGCGCACCGGGCGATCCTGGCCGCCCGCTCGCCCGTCTTTCGGAGCATGTTCTCGCACGACCTCAGGGAGAAGGAGCTCTCCACGGTGGACATCTCCGACATGTCCCTCGACGCGTGCCGGGGCTTCCTCAACTACATCTACGGCAACCTGCGCAGCGAGGAGTTCCTCGCGCACCGGCTGGCCCTCCTTGGCGCCGCCGACAAGTACGACATCGCCGACCTCAAGGAGGCGTGCGTCGAGAGCCTGCTGGAGGACATCGACGCCCGGAACGTGATCGAACGGCTACAGACGGGCCACCTGTACCGGCTGCAGAGGCTCAAGGACAGCTGCCTCAGGTTCCTGGTCGACTTCAGGAAGGTGTACGAGATGCAGGAGGAGTTCAGCGCGTTCCTTCAGACGGCGGACAGGGACCTGGTGGCTGAGGTGTTTCAGGGCGTTCTTGCGGCGTGGAGCGGCCGGTGA